From Vespula vulgaris chromosome 11, iyVesVulg1.1, whole genome shotgun sequence, the proteins below share one genomic window:
- the LOC127067550 gene encoding 28S ribosomal protein S7, mitochondrial, whose translation MSNLRVFLTKTINLLNLCTNQRHYSVFPLHYIKPTYNKEEQQNLRISNEIKEIVHKSIKPAITTDTCSVFYNDTINRFTNYIMRKGNKQLARSLLQETFETIKITQLKHYHQADPSQKSNIELDPKVIFIKAIENVTPILELKNHKKGGINYKIPVAISENRAKFVAMNWLIQAAKNKDRSIHFPQQLAKELIDAFYKRGRIIMKKHDLHKECDANRAYAHFRWLKG comes from the exons atgtcAAATTTACGTGTATTTCTTacaaaaacaattaatttattaaatttatgcaCCAATCAAAG acaTTACAGTGTATTTCCACTTCATTATATTAAACCAACATATAATAAGGAAGAACAACAAAATTTACGtatatcaaatgaaataaaagaaattgttcaTAAATCTATTAAACCAGCAATAACTACTGATACATGTTCagtattttataatgatacTATAAA TcgatttacaaattatattatgagaaaaggaaataaacaaTTAGCTAGATCATTACTGCAAGAAACTTTTGAAACTATTAAAATAACACAACTAAAGCATTATCATCAGGCTGATCCTAGtcaaaaaagtaatattgaaTTAGATCCAAAAGTAATTTTCATTAAGGCTATTGAGAATGTTACACcaattttagaattaaagaatcataaaaaaggtggtataaattataag attcCTGTAGCAATAAGTGAAAATAGAGCTAAATTTGTAGCAATGAACTGGTTAATACAAGcagcaaaaaataaagatagatcTATACATTTTCCTCAACAATTAGCAAAAGAGCTTATAGATGCTTTTTATAAACGG ggtcgtattattatgaaaaagcATGATTTACATAAGGAATGTGATGCGAATCGTGCTTATGCTCATTTTAGATGGTTAAAAggataa
- the LOC127067555 gene encoding exosome complex component CSL4 translates to MDEDKALNICVPGQRLCASDKVVIPGAGTYEEQGYIYSKVAGVVKFITEENTRTIEVHGITEQSIVPAPGDIVTAMVTIVNQRFCRCNIKCIGDVVLTRPYKGMLWKEDVCAIDKDKVEMYKSYRPGDIILARVLPMTEAHTYQLSTAENELGVAIAHSEEGVAMIPISWTQMQCPKTLYKEYRKVAKVVPEHVIAEY, encoded by the exons atggacGAAGACAAAGCTCTTAATATTTGTGTGCCtg GACAAAGATTGTGTGCTTCTGATAAAGTTGTTATACCAGGAGCTGGAACATATGAAGAGCAAGGTTATATTTACTCTAAAGTAGCTGGTGttgttaaatttataacggaagaaaat acACGTACTATCGAGGTGCATGGTATTACAGAGCAAAGTATAGTACCAGCACCAGGTGATATTGTTACTGCAATGGTTACCATTGTTAATCAAAGATTTTGCAGgtgtaatattaaatgtataggTGACGTAGTATTAACAAGACCATATAAAGGAATGTTATGGAAAGAGGATGTATGTGCCATTGATAAAGATAAAGTGGAAATGTATAAATCTTATCGACCTGGAGATATTATTCTTGCAAGAGTT ttaCCAATGACAGAAGCACATACCTATCAACTTAGTACAGCAGAGAATGAATTAGGAGTAGCGATTGCTCATAGTGAAGAAG GTGTAGCAATGATACCTATAAGTTGGACCCAAATGCAATGTCCAAAGACATTGTAcaaagaatatagaaaagt